From Microbacterium sp. YJN-G, a single genomic window includes:
- a CDS encoding shikimate dehydrogenase family protein — translation MTRPDDYMGFVGVTTGSSSIMKVFPLWADILGLPTRTLVGHDLPMDADPSVYRAMVEQIRDDEQHRGALVTTHKMNVFAAASDLFDELDPFAVSCSEISSISKRGDRLIGRAKDPITVDLALNDFLPAGHFARTGAEVVILGAGGSGTALSWALAERADAPARVTVTARSQDKLDHLREVHRQHGTAEDLIRYVVTETPEDADALVAAAPAGSVIANATGLGKDRPGSPLTDAVEYPEHAWVWEFNYRGSLEFMHQALAQREVRSLQVVDGWRYFIHGWSQVVADVFELDLTPEIVERLATAAESVR, via the coding sequence ATGACCCGCCCCGATGACTACATGGGCTTCGTCGGTGTCACCACCGGCTCGTCGTCGATCATGAAGGTGTTCCCGCTGTGGGCCGACATCCTCGGCCTGCCCACGCGCACCCTCGTCGGCCACGACCTGCCGATGGATGCCGACCCGTCGGTGTACCGCGCGATGGTCGAGCAGATCCGCGATGACGAGCAGCACCGCGGCGCACTGGTCACGACCCACAAGATGAACGTGTTCGCCGCGGCATCCGACCTGTTCGACGAGCTCGACCCGTTCGCGGTGTCGTGCAGCGAGATCTCGAGCATCTCGAAACGCGGCGACCGGCTCATCGGCCGCGCGAAGGACCCGATCACGGTCGACCTGGCGCTGAACGACTTCCTGCCCGCCGGCCACTTCGCGCGCACCGGCGCTGAGGTCGTCATCCTCGGCGCCGGCGGCTCGGGCACGGCGCTCAGCTGGGCGCTCGCGGAGCGCGCCGACGCACCCGCGCGGGTGACGGTCACCGCCCGTTCGCAGGACAAGCTCGACCACCTGCGCGAGGTGCACCGCCAGCACGGCACCGCCGAGGATCTCATCCGCTACGTGGTCACCGAGACCCCCGAGGATGCCGATGCCCTGGTCGCCGCGGCCCCCGCCGGCTCGGTGATCGCCAACGCCACCGGCCTCGGCAAGGACCGCCCCGGTTCGCCGCTGACGGACGCCGTGGAGTACCCCGAGCACGCCTGGGTGTGGGAGTTCAACTACCGCGGGTCGCTGGAGTTCATGCATCAGGCGCTGGCGCAGCGCGAGGTGCGCTCGCTGCAGGTCGTCGACGGCTGGCGGTACTTCATCCACGGCTGGTCGCAGGTCGTCGCCGACGTGTTCGAACTCGACCTGACGCCCGAGATCGTCGAGCGGCTCGCGACCGCCGCGGAGTCGGTGCGCTGA
- a CDS encoding helix-turn-helix domain-containing protein produces MSRTNPPPHGSPAGYDAGCRSKGGCAHDAASALLTCVEAAQRRRGDFMLARLPADVPLPRHEAPDATTGSGRDASEVHGTSWGYRRGCRSPYACPNWRTGSPTCADARAQYVRSWSQRRRNAPDAQSMHGTSAMYLLGCRDPQLCPGDEQGRTCTQARREYRLQLRSTKGKMPKQEHVDAGFAKRRIEAWLADGCSIREIARRTGCGRSTIAAIARPENSGRTRISPQTLRRICAAAAPDGHESLSLVSEPPLYPR; encoded by the coding sequence GTGAGCAGGACGAATCCGCCGCCCCACGGAAGTCCCGCCGGCTACGACGCCGGATGCCGCTCGAAGGGCGGGTGTGCTCATGATGCCGCCAGCGCGCTTCTGACCTGCGTCGAGGCGGCTCAGCGGCGCCGCGGCGACTTCATGCTCGCGCGGCTTCCCGCCGACGTGCCGCTGCCCCGGCATGAAGCACCCGACGCGACGACCGGCTCCGGGCGCGATGCCTCGGAGGTCCATGGCACCTCGTGGGGATACCGCCGCGGCTGCCGCTCCCCGTACGCGTGTCCCAACTGGCGAACGGGTTCTCCGACCTGTGCCGATGCGCGTGCGCAGTACGTCCGAAGCTGGTCCCAACGGCGCCGGAACGCCCCTGATGCGCAGAGCATGCACGGCACGTCCGCCATGTACCTGCTCGGCTGCCGCGATCCGCAACTGTGCCCGGGAGATGAGCAGGGTCGGACGTGCACGCAGGCTCGTCGCGAGTACCGCCTGCAACTGCGCAGCACAAAAGGCAAGATGCCGAAGCAGGAGCACGTCGACGCGGGGTTCGCGAAGCGGCGGATCGAGGCCTGGCTCGCCGACGGCTGCTCCATACGCGAGATCGCCCGCCGCACGGGGTGCGGGCGATCGACCATCGCGGCTATCGCCCGGCCGGAGAATTCCGGCCGGACGCGCATCTCACCGCAGACACTGCGCCGGATCTGCGCCGCGGCCGCACCGGATGGTCATGAGTCGCTCTCACTCGTCTCGGAGCCGCCCCTGTACCCGCGGTGA
- a CDS encoding putative quinol monooxygenase has protein sequence MTEPTILHATFTARPGEGDRVAALLRDFADAVRAEPGNVVFDATQLVEDPERFFVYEEYVDEAAFQAHLANPAGGPFNAALQELIVEPHSQLTFLRRI, from the coding sequence ATGACCGAACCCACCATCCTGCACGCGACCTTCACCGCCCGTCCGGGTGAGGGCGACCGGGTCGCCGCGCTGCTGCGAGACTTCGCGGATGCCGTGCGCGCCGAACCGGGCAACGTGGTGTTCGACGCAACCCAGCTGGTGGAGGATCCCGAGCGCTTCTTCGTCTACGAGGAGTACGTCGACGAGGCGGCCTTCCAGGCGCACCTCGCCAACCCCGCCGGCGGCCCCTTCAACGCCGCCCTGCAGGAGCTCATCGTCGAGCCGCACTCGCAGCTGACGTTCCTGCGCCGGATCTGA
- a CDS encoding phosphotriesterase, with protein MSSAGVVRTVLGDVDPASLGRVNYHEHLFQVSPLLPGDELDDEGASGAEAALLKASGFEAMVDATPFGLGRNPEALARISASTGLAIVATTGRHREAHYAADHPTRDWSVDRLAELFTADVAVGMPASDSAPKGSRATGPASEPVRAGMLKGGADYWRISPFERTTLEALAAAHRATGAPIMVHLEFCTAAHEVLDLLASAGVAADRVVLAHADRDPDAGLHLSLTERGAYLGYDGFARPRTRSDAELLALTASVVSGGGADRIVLGGDVARRTRYIAYGGMPGLAYLGERYVPRLRTLVGDDAVERMLTANPARLLTLSA; from the coding sequence ATGTCGTCCGCCGGGGTGGTGCGCACGGTGCTCGGCGACGTCGATCCGGCGTCGCTGGGGCGGGTGAACTACCACGAGCACCTGTTCCAGGTCTCGCCCCTCCTCCCCGGCGACGAACTCGACGACGAGGGCGCGTCTGGCGCCGAGGCCGCGCTGCTGAAGGCGAGCGGCTTCGAGGCCATGGTCGATGCGACCCCCTTCGGGCTCGGCCGGAATCCGGAGGCGCTGGCGCGGATCTCGGCATCCACCGGGCTGGCCATCGTCGCGACCACGGGCCGGCACCGCGAGGCCCACTACGCCGCCGACCACCCCACCCGGGACTGGTCGGTGGATCGGCTCGCGGAGCTGTTCACGGCCGACGTGGCGGTCGGCATGCCGGCATCCGATTCCGCGCCGAAGGGATCTCGGGCGACCGGGCCCGCCAGCGAGCCGGTGCGGGCCGGGATGCTGAAGGGCGGCGCCGACTACTGGCGGATCAGCCCGTTCGAGCGGACGACGCTCGAGGCGCTGGCCGCCGCGCACCGCGCCACCGGCGCCCCGATCATGGTGCACCTGGAGTTCTGCACGGCCGCACACGAGGTGCTCGACCTGCTGGCATCCGCGGGTGTCGCCGCCGACCGCGTCGTGCTCGCGCACGCCGACCGCGACCCGGATGCCGGACTGCACCTGTCGCTCACCGAGCGCGGCGCCTACCTGGGTTACGACGGCTTCGCCCGTCCGCGCACCCGGTCGGATGCCGAACTGCTCGCGCTGACGGCATCCGTGGTCTCCGGCGGCGGAGCCGACCGCATCGTGCTCGGCGGCGACGTCGCCCGCCGCACCCGCTACATCGCCTACGGCGGCATGCCCGGCCTCGCCTATCTCGGCGAGCGGTACGTGCCGCGGCTGCGCACCCTGGTCGGCGACGACGCCGTCGAGCGGATGCTGACCGCCAACCCCGCCCGCCTGCTGACGCTTTCCGCCTGA
- a CDS encoding ABC transporter substrate-binding protein — protein MRFSKKTSAFAALLAASALVMAGCAGGEVVEEAPEGGAPAGDGEMYIALVSKGFQHQFWQAVKTGAEQKAEELGVRVTFEGPAAETEIAQQLDMLTTAINSNPDAIGYAALDPEACVAPLEQAKAKDIPVVYFDAPCNGDVGLSLAATDSKVAGALAAEHMAELIGGEGEVAIVGHSQINSTGVERRDGFVEKIEADFPNIKIVDIQYGDGDHLKSADIAKTMIAAHPNLKGIYGTNEGSAIGVVNAVKELGLEKGKLTIIGFDSGAAQIAAIKDGTMAGAITQDPIGIGARTVESAVAAANGESIDEFYDTGSYWYDATNIDDPKIADVLYE, from the coding sequence ATGCGATTCAGCAAGAAGACGTCTGCATTCGCAGCGCTGCTCGCAGCGTCCGCACTCGTCATGGCCGGCTGTGCCGGCGGCGAGGTTGTCGAAGAGGCACCCGAGGGCGGTGCACCGGCAGGCGACGGCGAGATGTACATCGCCCTGGTCTCGAAGGGCTTCCAGCACCAGTTCTGGCAGGCCGTCAAGACCGGCGCCGAGCAGAAGGCCGAAGAGCTCGGCGTTCGCGTGACCTTCGAGGGTCCCGCGGCCGAGACCGAGATCGCGCAGCAGCTCGACATGCTCACCACCGCGATCAACAGCAACCCGGATGCCATCGGCTACGCCGCGCTCGACCCCGAGGCGTGCGTCGCCCCGCTCGAGCAGGCCAAGGCCAAGGACATCCCGGTCGTCTACTTCGACGCCCCATGCAACGGCGACGTGGGCCTGAGTCTGGCTGCGACCGACAGCAAGGTCGCCGGCGCGCTGGCCGCTGAGCACATGGCAGAGCTGATCGGCGGCGAGGGCGAGGTCGCGATCGTCGGCCACTCGCAGATCAACTCGACCGGTGTCGAGCGTCGTGACGGCTTCGTCGAGAAGATCGAGGCAGACTTCCCGAACATCAAGATCGTCGACATCCAGTACGGTGACGGCGACCACCTGAAGTCGGCCGACATCGCCAAGACGATGATCGCTGCGCACCCGAACCTCAAGGGCATCTACGGCACCAACGAGGGCTCGGCCATCGGCGTCGTGAACGCCGTCAAGGAGCTCGGCCTCGAGAAGGGCAAGCTGACCATCATCGGCTTCGACTCGGGCGCAGCCCAGATCGCGGCGATCAAGGACGGCACCATGGCCGGCGCGATCACCCAGGACCCGATCGGCATCGGCGCCCGCACCGTCGAGTCGGCCGTGGCGGCAGCCAACGGCGAGTCGATCGACGAGTTCTACGACACCGGTTCGTACTGGTACGACGCGACCAACATCGACGACCCGAAGATCGCCGACGTCCTCTACGAGTGA
- a CDS encoding SDR family oxidoreductase, which translates to MTAHDDRPVALVTGATGGIGGEIARRLATDHRVLAVGRNAGTLSRISQVPGIEGVSLDLLDLPSMEAYISILPRLDVIVHSAAVSDRFRVEEADAAEWRRQLDINVVVPAEVTRYALPQLRAAQGKVVFINSGAGLRSYPSHTLYSATKFALKALADGLRGEERENGVSIATVHPGPTDTPMLAGDLRKADREYESEKYIRPESVAATVRLIVDATPDAQVTDIVIRPRVE; encoded by the coding sequence ATGACCGCACACGATGACCGACCGGTCGCCCTGGTCACCGGAGCCACTGGCGGGATCGGCGGGGAGATCGCGCGCCGGCTGGCCACCGACCACCGGGTCCTCGCCGTCGGACGCAATGCCGGAACGCTGTCACGGATCTCCCAGGTACCCGGGATCGAGGGCGTTTCGCTCGATCTGCTGGATCTGCCGTCGATGGAGGCGTATATCTCGATACTGCCCCGGCTGGACGTGATCGTGCACTCTGCCGCCGTCAGCGATCGATTCCGGGTGGAGGAGGCCGATGCCGCCGAGTGGCGCCGACAGCTGGACATCAACGTCGTGGTGCCGGCCGAGGTCACCCGGTATGCGCTGCCGCAGCTGCGGGCGGCGCAGGGCAAGGTCGTGTTCATCAATTCCGGCGCTGGACTGCGGTCCTACCCATCGCACACGCTGTACTCCGCGACGAAGTTCGCGCTGAAGGCGCTGGCCGACGGGCTTCGCGGGGAGGAACGCGAGAACGGCGTGAGCATCGCGACCGTCCACCCTGGTCCCACCGACACACCGATGCTTGCCGGGGATCTGCGCAAGGCGGATCGCGAGTACGAGTCGGAGAAGTACATCCGGCCAGAGTCGGTGGCCGCCACGGTGCGCCTCATCGTAGATGCCACGCCCGATGCGCAGGTCACCGACATCGTCATCAGACCGCGCGTGGAGTAG
- the xylB gene encoding xylulokinase, translated as MIIAHDLGTTGNKASLHHDDGRPVASVTVPYPARFAAGGFAEQNPQDWWDAVVTATRDLLARTETAASDVAGLVVSGQMMGAVLLDADGAPTRPAIIWADTRAAAQVRELEAALGSEHAYRLLGHRLNPTYSLAKIMWVRDNEPDIWARVRRVCVAKDFIVLRLTGRLATDRSDASGTNAYDQQAGTWSDEVLGAARLDPALFPEILDSTAIAGTLTASAAEALGLTTDVRVVMGGGDGPMAAVGSGIVAPEDGAYVCLGTSSWISFAADAPLPDPQLRTFTFDNVVPGSFVPTATMQAGGASVQWIAEALSPDPSRPETGRLTAEAADGIDTEDLYFLPYLLGERSPIWDPDARGAFVGLGRHHTRAHLVRAVLEGTAFNLLSCIRAFRESGAVIDRIDAVGGGAQSDAYLSVLADVWGVPVRRRTVVEEANSLGAAVTAAVGLDLAEFSAARALSEVTAEFTPDAARHAVYAERHARFTDAYEALKPWFAGAPRAQEGTR; from the coding sequence GTGATCATCGCGCACGACCTGGGCACGACCGGCAACAAGGCGTCCCTGCATCACGACGACGGCCGCCCCGTGGCATCCGTCACCGTGCCGTATCCGGCCCGCTTCGCGGCCGGCGGCTTCGCCGAGCAGAACCCGCAGGACTGGTGGGATGCCGTCGTCACCGCCACCCGCGATCTGCTCGCGCGCACTGAGACCGCCGCCTCCGACGTGGCCGGGCTCGTCGTGAGCGGCCAGATGATGGGCGCGGTGCTGCTCGATGCCGACGGAGCGCCCACCCGTCCGGCGATCATCTGGGCCGACACCCGCGCCGCTGCGCAGGTGCGCGAGCTCGAGGCGGCGCTCGGCTCCGAGCACGCCTACCGCCTGCTCGGACACCGCCTGAACCCCACCTACTCGCTCGCGAAGATCATGTGGGTGCGCGACAACGAGCCCGACATCTGGGCGCGGGTGCGCCGCGTCTGCGTCGCGAAGGACTTCATCGTGCTGCGCCTCACCGGTCGTCTCGCGACCGACCGTTCGGATGCCTCGGGCACGAACGCCTACGATCAGCAGGCCGGCACCTGGTCGGACGAGGTGCTCGGCGCCGCGCGGCTCGACCCGGCACTGTTCCCCGAGATCCTCGACTCCACCGCGATCGCCGGCACGCTCACCGCGTCCGCCGCCGAGGCGCTCGGCCTCACCACAGACGTGCGCGTCGTGATGGGCGGCGGCGACGGCCCGATGGCCGCCGTCGGTTCGGGCATCGTCGCCCCCGAGGACGGCGCGTACGTGTGCCTCGGCACCAGCTCTTGGATCTCGTTCGCGGCGGATGCTCCGCTCCCCGACCCGCAGCTACGGACCTTCACCTTCGACAACGTCGTACCCGGATCGTTCGTGCCCACGGCGACGATGCAGGCCGGCGGAGCATCCGTGCAGTGGATCGCCGAGGCGCTCTCCCCCGACCCGTCGCGCCCCGAGACCGGGCGGCTCACGGCCGAGGCGGCGGACGGCATCGACACCGAAGACCTCTACTTCCTGCCGTACCTGCTCGGCGAGCGCTCCCCCATCTGGGACCCGGATGCTCGCGGCGCGTTCGTCGGCCTCGGCAGGCACCACACCCGCGCGCACCTCGTGCGCGCCGTGCTCGAGGGCACCGCGTTCAACCTGCTCAGCTGCATCCGGGCGTTCCGCGAGTCGGGCGCGGTGATCGACCGCATCGACGCGGTCGGCGGCGGCGCGCAGAGCGACGCCTATCTGTCGGTGCTCGCCGACGTCTGGGGCGTGCCGGTGCGCAGGCGCACGGTCGTCGAAGAGGCCAACAGTCTGGGGGCGGCCGTCACGGCCGCCGTCGGCCTCGACCTCGCCGAGTTCTCGGCTGCCCGCGCGCTCAGCGAGGTGACCGCCGAGTTCACTCCGGATGCCGCCCGCCACGCGGTCTACGCCGAGCGGCACGCCCGCTTCACCGACGCCTACGAGGCGCTCAAGCCCTGGTTCGCCGGTGCCCCGCGCGCGCAGGAGGGCACCCGCTGA
- a CDS encoding glucose-6-phosphate isomerase family protein, whose translation MSTPKAVDTPVVLEISPNGGIEGRSRRYEKFLGDMAGVYRDDAAWQAAVAARGGDELIYWVDDHRYQEGPGALIVGTSTLLPGRYGEEFAVTRGHIHAISDRAELYHCLSGHGVMLLETLDGQSAAIELTPGKAVNVPGHWIHRSVNVGDEPFVTLFCYAADAGQDYGVIAEAGGMKNLVVADGDGWTLAPNPDHRGYRGGSETSESDS comes from the coding sequence GTGAGCACCCCCAAAGCCGTCGACACCCCGGTCGTCCTGGAGATCTCGCCGAACGGCGGCATCGAGGGGCGCAGCCGGCGCTACGAGAAGTTCCTCGGCGACATGGCCGGCGTGTACCGCGACGACGCCGCCTGGCAGGCCGCCGTCGCCGCGCGCGGCGGCGACGAGCTGATCTACTGGGTCGACGACCACCGCTACCAGGAGGGTCCAGGCGCCCTCATCGTCGGCACGAGCACGCTGCTGCCCGGTCGCTACGGCGAGGAGTTCGCGGTGACCCGCGGGCACATCCACGCGATCAGCGACCGCGCCGAGCTGTACCACTGCCTGAGCGGGCACGGCGTCATGCTGCTCGAGACGCTCGACGGCCAGTCGGCCGCGATCGAGCTCACCCCCGGCAAGGCCGTCAACGTTCCTGGTCACTGGATCCACCGCAGCGTGAACGTCGGCGACGAGCCGTTCGTGACGCTGTTCTGCTACGCCGCGGACGCCGGACAGGACTACGGCGTGATCGCCGAGGCCGGCGGCATGAAGAACCTCGTCGTCGCGGACGGCGACGGCTGGACGCTCGCGCCCAACCCGGATCACCGCGGGTACAGGGGCGGCTCCGAGACGAGTGAGAGCGACTCATGA
- a CDS encoding SDR family oxidoreductase, with protein sequence MTISEYGKALVTGASTGIGAKLVERLTAEGVEVHAIARDAERLEQLAERTGAIPHALDLGDTAQLEELIPSLEIDILANIAGVSRMGNILDSSRDDLDALVDINLTAVLHLVRLALPGMVERNSGHIVNISSIAAHYNFFGHTAYHATKAAIHQLSRQIRNDTLGKRIRVTEVSPGRVETEIFGRNLGGTPEAIAAAHKEYFEGYESLTTQDVTDAIMFALRMPRHVNVGLLELMPTFQVPGGLTFDRQ encoded by the coding sequence ATGACGATCAGCGAATATGGGAAGGCCCTCGTCACCGGAGCGTCGACGGGCATCGGCGCGAAGCTCGTCGAGCGTCTCACCGCAGAGGGCGTCGAAGTGCATGCGATCGCTCGCGATGCCGAAAGACTCGAGCAGCTGGCCGAGCGGACGGGGGCGATCCCGCACGCGCTCGACCTGGGCGACACCGCGCAGCTCGAGGAGCTCATCCCCTCCCTGGAGATCGACATCCTCGCCAACATCGCCGGCGTCTCCCGGATGGGCAACATCCTCGACTCCTCGCGCGACGATCTCGACGCCCTCGTCGACATCAACCTCACGGCCGTTCTCCACCTCGTGCGTCTGGCGCTGCCCGGCATGGTCGAGCGTAACAGCGGGCACATCGTCAACATCAGCTCGATCGCCGCACACTACAACTTCTTCGGCCACACCGCGTACCACGCGACCAAGGCTGCGATCCATCAGCTTTCGCGGCAGATCCGCAACGATACGCTCGGCAAGCGCATCCGGGTCACCGAGGTCTCACCCGGCCGCGTCGAGACAGAGATCTTCGGCCGCAACCTCGGTGGCACGCCAGAGGCGATCGCCGCGGCGCACAAGGAGTACTTCGAGGGTTACGAGTCGCTGACGACGCAGGACGTCACCGATGCGATCATGTTCGCTCTGAGGATGCCGCGCCACGTCAATGTGGGCCTGCTCGAGCTGATGCCGACCTTCCAGGTTCCGGGCGGACTGACCTTCGACCGCCAGTGA
- a CDS encoding NAD(P)-dependent oxidoreductase: MAVILVTSRSFSDGDLDLVARAADAGHEIVRGPAHHDLDELRPLLQRADAWIAGTGPVTDAHLAAAPSLTIVARYGVGYEAVDLEAAVARGILVTNTPGANADAVADHAVGLMLAALRTIPDGDRRVRAGDWSVRRGRELGAATVGVVGFGRIGQGVARRLSGFGCRILASDPFLPEERMRDAGAEPTDLDELFRTADVITLHAPGGQRLVDAARVASIRPGTVLVNTARPDLVDEAAIAGALRDGILTAFAADTLDGDTAASASPLLADDLADRVIVTPHLAAQTTQAVDNMGRLSLDDVIAVLRGEAPTHPVRSSA, translated from the coding sequence ATGGCCGTGATCCTCGTCACCAGCCGCTCCTTCTCGGACGGCGACCTCGACCTCGTGGCGCGTGCCGCCGACGCCGGGCATGAGATCGTGCGCGGCCCCGCCCACCACGACCTCGACGAGCTGCGCCCCCTGCTGCAGCGCGCCGACGCGTGGATCGCCGGCACCGGCCCGGTCACCGACGCGCACCTCGCCGCGGCGCCGTCGCTGACGATCGTGGCCCGCTACGGCGTCGGCTACGAAGCCGTCGACCTCGAAGCAGCGGTCGCCCGCGGCATCCTCGTGACGAACACCCCCGGCGCGAACGCCGATGCCGTCGCCGACCACGCCGTGGGCCTCATGCTCGCGGCGCTGCGCACCATCCCCGACGGCGACCGCCGGGTGCGGGCGGGCGACTGGAGCGTGCGCCGCGGGCGCGAGCTCGGCGCGGCGACCGTCGGCGTCGTCGGGTTCGGCCGCATCGGGCAGGGCGTCGCGCGCCGCCTCAGCGGCTTCGGCTGCCGCATCCTCGCGTCCGACCCATTCCTCCCCGAGGAGCGGATGCGGGATGCCGGCGCCGAACCCACCGACCTCGACGAGCTGTTCCGCACCGCCGACGTGATCACGCTGCACGCCCCCGGCGGGCAGCGGCTGGTCGACGCGGCACGGGTCGCGAGCATCCGTCCCGGCACCGTGCTGGTGAACACCGCCCGCCCCGACCTCGTCGACGAGGCGGCGATCGCCGGCGCGCTGCGCGACGGCATCCTCACCGCCTTCGCCGCCGACACCCTCGACGGCGACACGGCGGCGAGCGCGAGCCCCCTGCTCGCCGACGACCTCGCCGACCGGGTGATCGTCACCCCGCATCTGGCCGCGCAGACCACGCAGGCCGTCGACAACATGGGCCGCCTGTCGCTCGACGACGTCATCGCCGTGCTGCGCGGCGAGGCGCCCACCCACCCCGTAAGGAGCAGCGCATGA
- a CDS encoding aspartate transaminase encodes MNTTKIADRVERIQESASGAAAQRVRDLRAQGVPVLSLTVGEPDFDTPENIKRAAEQALREGDTKYTPVNGTPELQRAILARVARRTGVEYSADELAVGGGGKQVIFLAFMATVEDGDEVIIPAPYWVSYPDMVLANGGEPVIVPTSEQDGFLLTPDALRTAITDRTVWLVLNTPSNPTGAVYGHDDLAALADVLREHPHVNVLTDEIYDELHYGQGQVASLIEVAPDLRDRVVTVNGVSKTYAMTGWRIGWGTGPREIIGAANKLQSQISSCTASVSQAAAVEALTGDQSFVAESVEVYRRRRDLAVEGFNSIPGLSCTSPDGAFYVYVNCAGVMGRTAPNGTKIDSDEALTLHLLDRAKVAVVHGAAYGLSPYFRISFATSEEIIQDAIDSIRAAIAELV; translated from the coding sequence ATGAACACCACGAAGATCGCCGACCGCGTCGAACGGATCCAGGAGTCAGCGAGCGGAGCGGCCGCACAGCGCGTCCGCGACCTGCGCGCCCAGGGCGTGCCCGTGCTCAGCCTCACTGTCGGTGAGCCGGACTTCGACACCCCCGAGAACATCAAGCGCGCAGCCGAACAGGCGCTGCGCGAAGGCGACACCAAGTACACGCCGGTCAACGGGACGCCGGAACTGCAGCGCGCGATCCTCGCACGGGTCGCACGGCGCACCGGTGTGGAGTACTCCGCCGACGAGCTGGCGGTCGGCGGCGGCGGCAAGCAGGTCATCTTCCTGGCGTTCATGGCCACCGTCGAGGACGGCGACGAGGTGATCATCCCCGCTCCCTACTGGGTCTCGTACCCCGACATGGTGCTGGCCAACGGCGGCGAACCGGTGATCGTCCCCACGTCCGAGCAGGACGGGTTCCTGCTCACCCCCGATGCCCTGCGGACCGCGATCACCGATCGCACCGTGTGGCTCGTGCTCAACACACCCAGCAACCCCACCGGAGCGGTGTACGGCCACGACGACCTCGCCGCCCTCGCGGATGTGCTGCGGGAACACCCCCATGTGAACGTGCTGACCGACGAGATCTACGACGAACTGCACTACGGCCAGGGGCAAGTCGCGAGCCTGATCGAGGTGGCGCCTGATCTGCGCGACCGCGTCGTCACGGTGAACGGCGTCTCGAAGACGTACGCCATGACCGGCTGGCGCATCGGCTGGGGCACCGGCCCCCGGGAGATCATCGGCGCGGCGAACAAGCTGCAGTCGCAGATCTCCTCGTGTACGGCGTCGGTGAGTCAGGCCGCCGCTGTCGAGGCGCTCACCGGCGACCAGTCCTTCGTCGCCGAATCCGTCGAGGTCTATCGGCGTCGCCGCGACCTCGCTGTCGAGGGTTTCAACAGCATCCCCGGCCTGAGCTGCACTTCCCCGGACGGAGCGTTCTACGTCTACGTGAACTGCGCCGGCGTGATGGGGCGCACCGCTCCGAACGGAACGAAGATCGACTCGGATGAGGCTCTGACGCTCCACCTGCTCGACCGCGCGAAGGTCGCGGTGGTGCACGGCGCCGCCTACGGCCTCTCGCCGTACTTCCGGATCTCGTTCGCGACGAGCGAGGAGATCATCCAGGACGCAATCGACAGCATCCGCGCCGCAATCGCAGAGCTGGTCTGA